One Miscanthus floridulus cultivar M001 chromosome 11, ASM1932011v1, whole genome shotgun sequence DNA window includes the following coding sequences:
- the LOC136491195 gene encoding 14 kDa proline-rich protein DC2.15-like: MAGKASVALFLAVNLVVFAMASACGGDCPTPTPSTPTPTPASSGKCPRDALKLGVCANVLGLIKAKVGVPPTEPCCPLLEGLVDLEAALCLCTAIKGSILGINLNLPIDLSLILNHCGKTVPTGFKCL, from the coding sequence ATGGCAGGCAAGGCCTCGGTCGCGCTGTTCCTGGCCGTGAACCTGGTGGTGTTCGCCATGGCCAGCGCCTGCGGTGGAGACTGCCCCACGCCGACCCCTTCGACGCCGACCCCGACGCCGGCCTCGTCCGGCAAGTGCCCCCGCGACGCGCTCAAGCTGGGCGTGTGCGCCAATGTTCTGGGCCTGATCAAGGCCAAGGTGGGCGTGCCGCCCACGGAGCCGTGCTGCCCGCTGCTAGAGGGGCtcgtcgacctcgaggccgcacTGTGCCTCTGCACCGCCATCAAGGGCAGCATCCTCGGCATCAACCTCAACCTGCCCATCGACCTCAGCCTCATCCTCAACCACTGCGGCAAGACCGTGCCCACCGGATTCAAATGCCTCTAA
- the LOC136491193 gene encoding uncharacterized protein, whose amino-acid sequence MKPSRYIRAVTPRRALGRSAKRGNSSKPHPRGVRVLKATRKPPRYYTAAWALDPGVATPLVALARNRNINNTPTNRRAAPMDMPPATQGRRVSAVVERNLDELCASLDDALSSRQRSPYAEKQLRDKIKAKTDFLRPLLSAEAECHGGARQVRLAEAEARFAVLKATFDQWAQRAVVATPEPVEEEEEEEVEEPEEEEADYSGSSRSTCSCTDSCQEATEGNDAKREDVVEARNEEGASDVIAEDNDAEGETAETRREEATDTVAKKREAMGIREEVTLDAIAKERDTDREAAAETGKRAVQRRWWRQSAAAWCGAACVVAVVAVGLAVELVAVDHRNVNVYVVPT is encoded by the coding sequence ATGAAACCCAGCAGGTACATACGTGCAGTTACACCCAGGCGCGCACTCGGACGTTCAGCGAAGCGTGGCAACTCCTCAAAACCTCACCCGCGCGGGGTGCGGGTGCTCAAAGCCACAAGGAAACCGCCGCGCTACTATACTGCTGCATGGGCACTCGACCCTGGCGTTGCGACACCGCTCGTGGCACTTGCGCGAAACCGCAACATCAACAACACGCCCACAAACCGGCGGGCCGCGCCCATGGACATGCCGCCGGCGACGCAGGGACGGCGGGTGAGCGCCGTGGTGGAACGGAATCTCGACGAGCTCTGCGCCTCCCTCGACGACGCGCTGTCGTCCAGGCAGCGGAGCCCCTACGCGGAGAAGCAGCTCCGCGACAAGATCAAGGCGAAGACCGACTTCCTGCGGCCGCTCCTGTCCGCCGAGGCGGAGTGCCACGGCGGGGCGCGCCAGGTGCGCCTGGCCGAGGCCGAGGCGCGCTTCGCCGTCCTCAAGGCCACGTTCGATCAGTGGGCGCAGCGCGCAGTCGTCGCCACACCTGAACcagtcgaggaggaggaggaggaggaggtggaagagcctgaggaggaggaggccgactACTCGGGGTCCTCGCGGTCCACGTGCTCCTGCACCGACTCGTGCCAGGAGGCGACGGAGGGGAACGACGCCAAGCGCGAAGACGTCGTGGAAGCACGCAACGAGGAGGGGGCGTCAGATGTCATCGCCGAGGACAACGACGCCGAGGGCGAGACCGCGGAAACACGAAGGGAGGAGGCGACGGATACCGTTGCCAAGAAGCGGGAGGCCATGGGAATTCGCGAGGAGGTGACGCTGGATGCCATTGCCAAGGAGCGCGACACCGATCGCGAGGCCGCGGCGGAGACGGGGAAGAGGGCCGTCCAGCGGCGTTGGTGGAGGCAGAGTGCTGCTGCCTGGTGCGGTGCAGCCTGCGTTGTCGCGGTGGTCGCGGTCGGGTTGGCGGTGGAGTTGGTCGCGGTGGATCACCGCAATGTCAATGTTTACGTTGTTCCGACGTAA
- the LOC136491192 gene encoding putative glucuronosyltransferase PGSIP8, with the protein MRARQIKRRSRGKKEKKIHRSRGTAAASVRHLRRLHRAVEASTELRPPADAPGPGAVRPRGSRSYPDLRVVVRSGVRSVPASLVGMGWSAGLWWLVAAVWVAAAAAAEGEVAVGAAPRRHAYASMMYMGTPRDYEFYVATRVMMRSLRRLSADADRVVIASLDVPPLWVQALKDDGVKVVSVENLKNPYEKQENFNMRFKLTLNKLYAWSLVSYERVVMLDSDNIFLQNTDELFQCGQFCAVFINPCIFHTGLFVLQPSMDVFKNMLHELAVGRENPDGADQGFLASYFPDLLDQPMFHPPANGTKLQGTYRLPLGYQMDASYYYLKLRWSIPCGPNSVITFPSAPWFKPWYWWSWPVLPLGLSWHEQRRETLGYSSEIPVVLIQAVLYIGVIAVTRLARPSLSKICYNRRMEKNTMFLLSLLRVVAAWSILAAYTIPFFIIPRTVHPLLGWPLYLLGSFSLSSIVINVFLLHPMTVLTTWFGFIGALLVMAFPWYLNGVVRALAVFVYAFCCAPLIWTSLVKTMSSLHVLIERDAFRLGELNQNAEFTKLY; encoded by the exons ATGCGAGCGAGACAGATCAAAAGGAGATCGAggggaaagaaagaaaaaaaaatccaccgCTCCCGaggcacggcggcggcgagcgtgAGACACCTCCGGCGGCTGCACAGAGCCGTCGAGGCGTCGACCGAGCTCCGGCCGCCCGCGGATGCTCCGGGGCCCGGCGCGGTAAGGCCCAGGGGTTCACGCTCGTACCCAGATCTCAGGGTGGTTGTGCGAAGTGGGGTTCGTTCGGTCCCTGCCTCCCTGGTGGGGATGGGGTGGTCCGCGGGGCTGTGGTGGCTCGTGGCGGCGGtgtgggtggcggcggcggcggcggcggagggtgaGGTCGCGGTCGGGGCGGCGCCGAGGCGGCACGCGTACGCGTCGATGATGTACATGGGCACGCCACGGGACTACGAGTTCTACGTCGCCACGCGCGTCATGATGCGCTCCCTGCGCCGGCTCAGTGCCGACGCCGACCGCGTCGTGATCGCGTCCCTCGACGTCCCGCCGCTCTGGGTCCAGGCGCT GAAAGATGATGGCGTAAAGGTGGTCTCTGTGGAGAATTTGAAAAATCCTTACGAGAAACAAGAAAATTTCAACATGCGATTCAAGTTGACTCTAAACAAGCTGTATGCATGGAGCTTGGTTTCGTATGAGCGAGTTGTTATGCTTGACTCTGACAACATTTTCCTCCAAAATACTGATGAGTTATTTCAGTGTGGTCAGTTCTGTGCTGTCTTCATCAATCCCTGTATCTTCCATACAGGTCTCTTTGTGCTTCAG cCCTCAATGGACGTTTTTAAGAACATGCTACATGAGCTAGCGGTTGGACGTGAAAACCCAGATGGTGCAGACCAAGGCTTCCTTGCTAGTTATTTTCCAGACTTGCTTGATCAGCCAATGTTCCATCCACCAGCTAATGGTACAAAACTTCAGGGTACTTATCGCCTCCCTCTAGGCTACCAGATGGATGCGTCTTACTATT ATCTGAAGCTTCGCTGGAGTATTCCATGTGGACCGAACAGTGTGATTACATTTCCGAGTGCTCCATGGTTTAAGCCATGGTACTGGTGGTCTTGGCCAGTTTTACCTTTGGGGCTCTCTTGGCATGAACAACGTCGTGAAACCCTAGG GTATTCATCGGAGATACCAGTAGTATTAATTCAGGCTGTACTGTACATTGGAGTCATAGCAGTGACCCGACTGGCGCGGCCTAGCTTGTCCAAGATATGCTACAACCGAAGAATGGAGAAAAACACAATGTTCTTGCTCTCCCTTCTGAGAGTAGTGGCAGCTTGGTCCATACTTGCTGCCTACACCATACCCTTCTTCATCATCCCAAGGACCGTGCATCCACTGCTTGGCTGGCCTCTCTACTTGCtcggttctttctctctttcttccaTTGTGATTAACGTTTTCCTCCTCCACCCGATGACCGTCCTCACAACATGGTTTGGATTCATCGGCGCGCTATTGGTAATGGCCTTCCCTTGGTATCTAAATGGTGTTGTCAGGGCACTGGCAGTGTTTGTGTATGCGTTCTGCTGCGCGCCCTTGATCTGGACATCTTTGGTCAAGACAATGAGCTCCTTGCATGTCCTGATTGAGAGGGATGCATTCAGGCTCGGAGAACTTAACCAGAACGCCGAGTTCACAAAGCTATACTGA
- the LOC136491194 gene encoding vesicle-associated protein 1-3-like, producing MSSTLLRVYPSELKIPYEVKKQRSCCMELTNRTDQYVAFKVKTTNPRKYSVRHACGILLPRSSCNLTVTMQAPMEMLSDHHCKDKFLVQSVVVRDGATMKDFLPELFVKAPGRVIEEFKLRVVYIAASPPSPVPEEEEEEDSSPRSEVIGCEEKRSHVFNAAPTYIRVSGEEPSCAEVTSVKSRMAEKKECAIAVEEKLKLQYKMELLEETRSSQQQEGFSLMFVVLVFMSSVFIGHLMNDIKV from the exons ATGAGCAGTACTCTGCTTCGGGTCTATCCCTCCGAGCTCAAGATTCCCT ATGAGGTCAAGAAGCAGCGGTCTTGCTGCATGGAGCTGACGAACAGGACCGACCAGTACGTGGCCTTCAAG GTGAAAACAACGAACCCAAGGAAATACTCTGTCAGGCACGCCTGCGGTATACTTCTTCCCCGGAGCTCGTGCAATCTCACAG TTACTATGCAGGCTCCAATGGAGATGCTATCTGATCACCACTGCAAGGACAAGTTCCTTGTGCAAAGTGTTGTTGTGAGGGATGGGGCGACGATGAAAGACTTCCTGCCCGAACTG TTCGTTAAAGCACCAGGTAGGGTGATTGAGGAGTTCAAGCTGCGCGTGGTGTACATTGCTGCTAGTCCTCCATCACCGGTtccagaggaagaagaggaagaggattcATCCCCTCGGTCAGAGGTCATAGGCTGTGAAGAGAAAAGATCACATGTATTTAATGCT GCACCTACTTATATACGGGTATCTGGAGAAGAACCTTCATGTGCTGAG GTTACCTCTGTAAAATCAAGGATGGCTGAAAAGAAGGAATGTGCAATTGCAGTAGAAGAAAAACTGAAGCTTCAATACAAAATG GAACTGCTCGAAGAAACAAGATCATCTCAACAACAAGAAGGATTCTCACTGATGTTTGTAGTGTTAGTCTTCATGTCATCTGTGTTCATTGGACACTTGATGAATGACATCAAGGTTTAG